The Saccharomonospora cyanea NA-134 genome includes a region encoding these proteins:
- a CDS encoding C39 family peptidase, translated as MRRSLLSFTLAAVTVAATLTAPAATAASTGHEEIDYHEWSGVTAFRHGEADGVRATGTGLRLTRPTRAGDGSEYGRWTSPWYEQGFDATELVASWNATTPDGTWVTIEAAARTDTGEHTAWYVLGKWAFGDDDIERTTVAGQRDEHAAVYVDTLAAADGVSFRSYRLRVTLHRQESSSATPRVRAVGAMTSAVPDRFTVPTSRPGVARGIELPVPRYAQNLHSGNYPEYGGGGQNWCSPTSTEMVVEYWGRGPEDSELSWLPDDYVDPTVAHAARHTYDYSYEGTGNWPFNTAYAAHYGLRGHVTRLHSLAELERYVARGVPVVTSVSFLESELDGAGYGTDGHLMVVVGFTPEGDVIVNDPASDTNEGVRNVYRRDQFETVWQRTQRRTADGGVAGGPGGIVYVIHP; from the coding sequence ATGCGCAGGAGCCTGCTCTCGTTCACCCTCGCCGCCGTCACCGTCGCGGCCACGCTCACCGCTCCCGCCGCCACGGCGGCGAGCACGGGCCACGAGGAGATCGACTATCACGAGTGGTCGGGTGTGACCGCGTTCCGACACGGGGAGGCCGACGGGGTACGGGCCACCGGCACCGGGCTCCGGCTCACCCGGCCGACACGGGCCGGCGACGGCTCGGAGTACGGTCGCTGGACGTCGCCGTGGTACGAGCAGGGCTTCGACGCCACCGAACTCGTCGCGTCCTGGAACGCCACCACGCCGGACGGTACCTGGGTGACGATCGAGGCCGCCGCGCGCACCGACACCGGCGAGCACACGGCCTGGTACGTGCTGGGGAAGTGGGCGTTCGGCGACGACGACATCGAGCGCACCACGGTGGCCGGGCAGCGGGACGAGCACGCCGCCGTGTACGTGGACACGCTCGCTGCCGCCGACGGCGTGTCGTTCCGTTCGTACCGGCTGCGGGTGACGCTGCACCGCCAGGAGTCCTCGTCGGCCACGCCGAGGGTTCGCGCGGTCGGCGCGATGACGTCGGCGGTGCCCGACCGATTCACGGTTCCCACGTCGAGGCCCGGAGTGGCCAGGGGGATCGAGCTGCCCGTTCCGCGCTACGCGCAGAACCTCCACTCGGGCAACTACCCTGAGTACGGCGGAGGCGGTCAGAACTGGTGCAGCCCCACGTCGACCGAGATGGTCGTCGAGTACTGGGGACGCGGCCCCGAGGACTCGGAGCTGTCGTGGTTGCCCGACGACTACGTGGACCCGACGGTGGCCCACGCCGCGCGCCACACGTACGACTACTCGTACGAAGGCACGGGCAACTGGCCGTTCAACACGGCCTACGCCGCTCACTACGGGTTGCGCGGCCACGTCACGCGCCTGCACTCGCTGGCCGAACTCGAACGCTACGTCGCCAGGGGCGTCCCCGTCGTCACGTCGGTGTCCTTCCTGGAGAGCGAACTCGACGGCGCGGGATACGGCACCGACGGCCACCTCATGGTGGTCGTCGGCTTCACGCCCGAGGGCGACGTCATCGTCAACGACCCGGCGTCCGACACCAACGAAGGCGTGCGCAACGTCTACCGGCGCGACCAGTTCGAGACCGTGTGGCAGCGCACCCAGCGGCGCACCGCTGACGGCGGGGTGGCGGGCGGTCCGGGTGGCATCGTGTACGTGATCCACCCCTGA
- the htpG gene encoding molecular chaperone HtpG: MTAQIETHEFQAEARQLLQLMVHSIYSNKDIFLRELISNASDALDKLRLETFRDKSLAGADGIDIDDLHIDLEVDRAARTLTIRDNGIGMSRDEVVGLIGTIAKSGTGELIKKLREAKNADSAATGELIGQFGVGFYSAFMVADTVTLVTRKAGQTEVTRWASDGSGTYTVEAVTDETEVGVGTTITLHLKPEDAEDQLHDYTSESVLREIVRRYSDFVTWPIRLRTEKTEDGRTTHEWETLNSRKALWARPKDEVSEEEYREFYKHISHDWLDPLRTISVKAEGTFEYQALLFLPSRAPMDLYYRDAKRGVQLYVKRVFIMDNCEALVPDYLRFVKGVVDAADLSLNVSREILQQDRHIRLMRRRLVKKVLGAVKEMMTDDRGRYDTFWREFGRVVKEGLVEDPDNRKAILDIASFASTHSADELTTLRDYVDRAKDGQDHIYYLTGASRAVVENSPHMEAFRAKGLEVLVLTDPIDEFWVEQVGEYEGKTFTSIAKGQVDLGADGDEETGAEKKVDESSFDALREWLTTTLADQVKEVRLSNRLTTSPACLVGDTYDIPPALARMYQQAGQDVPVAKRILELNPEHVLVTGLRDAHAAGAEATALAETAELLYGMALLAEGSELPDPQRFTTLLANRLAGAL; this comes from the coding sequence GTGACTGCTCAGATCGAGACGCACGAGTTCCAGGCGGAGGCCCGCCAGCTCCTGCAACTGATGGTCCACTCCATCTACTCGAACAAGGACATCTTCCTGCGTGAGCTCATCTCGAACGCCTCCGACGCGCTGGACAAGCTGCGCCTGGAGACGTTCCGCGACAAGAGTCTGGCCGGTGCCGACGGCATCGACATCGACGACCTGCACATCGACCTGGAGGTCGACCGGGCCGCGCGGACGCTCACCATCCGCGACAACGGCATCGGCATGTCGCGCGACGAGGTGGTCGGGCTCATCGGCACGATCGCGAAGTCGGGGACCGGTGAGCTGATCAAGAAACTGCGGGAGGCGAAGAACGCCGACAGCGCGGCCACCGGTGAACTCATCGGACAGTTCGGCGTCGGGTTCTACTCGGCGTTCATGGTCGCCGACACGGTCACGCTCGTGACGAGGAAGGCCGGGCAGACCGAGGTGACGCGCTGGGCGTCCGACGGCAGCGGCACCTACACGGTGGAGGCCGTCACCGACGAGACCGAGGTCGGCGTGGGCACCACGATCACCCTGCACCTCAAGCCCGAGGACGCGGAGGACCAGCTCCACGACTACACCTCCGAGTCCGTGCTGCGCGAGATCGTGCGGCGCTACTCCGACTTCGTCACCTGGCCGATCCGGTTGCGGACCGAGAAGACCGAGGACGGCAGGACCACGCACGAGTGGGAGACGCTCAACTCCCGCAAGGCCCTGTGGGCGCGGCCGAAGGACGAGGTCTCCGAGGAGGAGTACCGCGAGTTCTACAAGCACATCAGCCACGACTGGCTCGACCCGCTGCGGACCATCTCGGTGAAGGCCGAGGGGACGTTCGAATACCAGGCGCTGCTGTTCCTGCCGTCGCGCGCACCGATGGACCTGTACTACCGCGATGCCAAGCGCGGGGTGCAGCTCTACGTCAAGCGTGTCTTCATCATGGACAACTGCGAGGCGCTGGTCCCGGACTACCTGCGTTTCGTCAAGGGCGTGGTGGACGCCGCGGACCTCTCGCTCAACGTGTCGCGCGAGATCCTGCAGCAGGACCGCCACATCCGGCTCATGCGGCGGCGTCTGGTGAAGAAGGTCCTCGGTGCCGTCAAGGAGATGATGACCGACGACCGGGGCCGCTACGACACCTTCTGGCGGGAGTTCGGCCGCGTCGTCAAGGAGGGCCTCGTCGAGGACCCGGACAACCGCAAGGCCATCCTCGACATCGCGTCGTTCGCCTCCACCCACTCGGCCGACGAACTGACGACCTTGCGTGACTACGTGGACCGCGCGAAGGACGGCCAGGACCACATCTACTACCTGACCGGGGCCTCGCGGGCGGTGGTGGAGAACTCACCGCACATGGAGGCGTTCCGCGCGAAGGGACTGGAGGTGCTCGTCCTCACCGACCCCATCGACGAGTTCTGGGTCGAGCAGGTCGGCGAGTACGAGGGGAAGACGTTCACCTCGATCGCCAAGGGCCAGGTCGACCTCGGCGCCGACGGCGACGAGGAGACCGGCGCGGAGAAGAAGGTCGACGAGAGCAGCTTCGACGCGCTGCGGGAATGGCTGACGACCACGCTGGCCGACCAGGTCAAGGAGGTGCGGTTGTCGAACCGGCTCACCACCTCGCCCGCGTGTCTGGTCGGCGACACCTACGACATCCCGCCCGCGCTGGCGAGGATGTACCAGCAGGCCGGGCAGGACGTGCCGGTGGCCAAGCGCATCCTGGAGCTGAACCCGGAGCACGTGCTGGTGACCGGGCTCCGCGACGCCCATGCGGCGGGTGCCGAGGCCACCGCGCTGGCCGAGACGGCCGAGCTGCTGTACGGCATGGCGCTGCTGGCCGAGGGCAGTGAACTGCCCGACCCGCAGCGGTTCACCACGTTGCTGGCCAACCGCTTGGCCGGAGCGCTGTAG
- the pqqB gene encoding pyrroloquinoline quinone biosynthesis protein PqqB, with product MRVVVLGTAAGGGVPQWNCACANCCSAREGTTVSRTQDCLAVSGDGTEWYLVNASPDIRHQLTACPALVPGPGPRQTPLRGVFLTDGELDHTLGLFQLKEAEGLRVWAPAAVLGSVAARKIVDSYRPWEWEPLDGGVLLGNLRVDVLAVSDKRPKYAADVVAEGPWVVAYRFTDTATGGALVYAPCLAQWPEGFDEFCAGADYVLLDGSFHEPEEMATTTHGDVPSPAQSAMGHLPVAGPNGSLARIRRMPGRTRWLYTHVNNTNPVLDPSSAEVATIVEAGAGIATDGTVLRL from the coding sequence ATGAGGGTCGTCGTGCTGGGCACCGCGGCCGGCGGTGGAGTACCGCAGTGGAACTGCGCCTGCGCGAACTGCTGCTCGGCCCGGGAGGGCACCACCGTGTCGCGCACGCAGGACTGCCTCGCGGTCAGCGGCGACGGCACGGAGTGGTACCTGGTCAACGCCTCCCCGGACATCCGCCACCAGCTCACCGCCTGCCCAGCGCTGGTCCCGGGGCCGGGGCCGCGGCAGACACCGCTGCGGGGCGTGTTCCTGACCGACGGCGAGTTGGACCACACGCTCGGACTGTTCCAGTTGAAGGAGGCCGAAGGCCTGCGCGTGTGGGCTCCGGCGGCGGTGCTGGGCAGCGTGGCCGCGCGGAAGATCGTCGACTCCTATCGCCCGTGGGAGTGGGAGCCGCTGGACGGCGGCGTGCTCCTCGGCAACCTGCGGGTGGACGTCCTGGCCGTGAGTGACAAACGACCGAAGTACGCGGCGGACGTCGTCGCGGAGGGACCGTGGGTGGTGGCCTACCGCTTCACGGACACCGCCACCGGCGGCGCACTCGTGTACGCGCCGTGTCTCGCGCAGTGGCCGGAGGGCTTCGACGAGTTCTGCGCGGGAGCCGACTACGTCCTGCTCGACGGCTCCTTCCACGAGCCGGAGGAAATGGCCACGACCACGCACGGCGACGTCCCCTCCCCCGCCCAGAGCGCCATGGGACACCTTCCCGTCGCGGGCCCGAACGGCAGTCTCGCCCGCATCCGCCGGATGCCCGGCCGCACGCGATGGCTCTACACACACGTCAACAACACGAACCCGGTCCTCGACCCGTCGTCGGCGGAAGTCGCGACGATCGTCGAGGCGGGCGCCGGTATCGCGACCGACGGGACGGTACTACGGCTGTAG
- the pqqE gene encoding pyrroloquinoline quinone biosynthesis protein PqqE, with the protein MDVTANPPIGLLAELTHRCPLSCPYCSNPVELTARDSELGTAEWTSVFGQARDLGVLQVHLSGGEPLTRRDLPELVSTAAGLGCYVNLVTSGLGLTRERLTDLVDRGLAHVQLSVQAATPALANRIAGVKAHDHKLAAARLVRELGLPLSVNVVLHRANHDELAGIIALAERMEADRLELANTQFYGWAALNQPALLPTREQLAAAEAVVRDAAERLRGRMEIVYVLSDYYERFPKPCMGGWGAHQLTIAPDGTALPCPAASAITTLEFDNVRDTPLADIWYRSPAFTAYRGEGWMREPCRSCERRTIDFGGCRCQAFALTGDAAATDPVCHRSPDRHRVDALLDAPATPGEFVMRGRV; encoded by the coding sequence GTGGACGTGACCGCGAACCCACCGATCGGCCTGCTGGCGGAACTGACCCACCGCTGTCCACTGAGCTGCCCGTACTGCTCGAACCCCGTCGAACTCACCGCGCGGGATTCCGAGCTCGGCACCGCCGAATGGACGTCGGTGTTCGGTCAGGCCCGCGACCTCGGGGTGCTCCAGGTGCACCTGTCCGGAGGGGAACCGCTGACGCGCCGCGACCTGCCGGAACTGGTGAGCACGGCAGCCGGGCTCGGCTGCTACGTCAACCTCGTCACCAGCGGACTCGGGTTGACCCGCGAGCGACTCACCGACCTCGTCGACCGTGGCCTCGCACACGTGCAACTGTCGGTGCAGGCCGCGACTCCGGCCCTGGCCAACCGGATCGCGGGGGTGAAGGCCCACGACCACAAACTCGCCGCCGCGCGCCTCGTCCGTGAACTGGGGCTGCCGCTCAGCGTGAACGTGGTGCTGCACCGTGCCAACCACGACGAGCTGGCCGGGATCATCGCTCTGGCCGAGCGCATGGAGGCCGACCGGCTCGAGCTGGCGAACACCCAGTTCTACGGTTGGGCCGCGCTCAACCAGCCCGCGTTGCTCCCCACCCGGGAGCAGCTCGCCGCGGCGGAGGCCGTGGTGCGGGACGCGGCGGAGCGGTTGCGTGGCCGAATGGAGATCGTCTACGTGCTCTCGGACTACTACGAGAGGTTCCCGAAACCGTGCATGGGCGGCTGGGGCGCGCACCAGCTCACGATCGCTCCCGACGGCACCGCACTGCCCTGTCCGGCGGCCTCGGCGATCACGACACTGGAGTTCGACAACGTGCGTGACACGCCACTCGCCGACATTTGGTACCGCTCGCCCGCGTTCACCGCCTACCGGGGCGAGGGCTGGATGCGGGAACCCTGCCGCAGCTGCGAGCGCCGGACGATCGACTTCGGGGGCTGCCGCTGCCAGGCGTTCGCACTCACCGGTGACGCCGCCGCCACGGACCCCGTGTGCCACCGCTCCCCCGACCGGCACCGCGTCGACGCGCTGCTCGACGCACCGGCCACACCGGGCGAGTTCGTCATGCGAGGGCGGGTATGA
- the pqqD gene encoding pyrroloquinoline quinone biosynthesis peptide chaperone PqqD, protein MDPRARPTLRRGVRLTYDRTRERHVVLFPEGVLVLNDTAAAVLRHCDGTIDVDSIVGALRSRYEGVRAEDVHAVLDRLADRRVVAWT, encoded by the coding sequence GTGGACCCGCGGGCACGGCCCACGCTGCGGCGGGGCGTACGGCTGACCTACGACCGGACACGGGAACGCCACGTCGTGCTGTTCCCGGAGGGAGTGCTCGTGCTCAACGACACCGCGGCCGCGGTGCTGCGGCACTGCGACGGAACCATCGACGTCGACAGCATCGTCGGGGCGCTGCGCTCGCGTTACGAGGGGGTGCGCGCGGAAGACGTCCACGCGGTGCTCGACCGGCTGGCCGACCGCAGGGTGGTGGCGTGGACGTGA
- the pqqC gene encoding pyrroloquinoline-quinone synthase PqqC translates to MPSSPTIAAPAPTHPAPPLPEQDFVTALRGLEHRYWSSHPFHRRLHDGDLTREELRLWAANRWYYQRMLPQKDAAIISNCPVPEIRRLWLDRIVYHDGRTDGEGGTARWLRLCEAVGLSREEVLDERHVAPGARFAVDAYVTFARTRPWVEAIASGLTEMFSPALMRRRVGDMLAHYPWIRREDLAYFTDRIDAVSDEGRQTLDIVVRHCVTQEQQDAAVAALAFKCDVLHALLDAVESAARR, encoded by the coding sequence ATGCCGTCTTCCCCCACGATCGCCGCCCCGGCTCCGACCCACCCCGCTCCCCCGCTGCCGGAGCAGGACTTCGTCACCGCGCTGAGAGGGCTGGAGCACCGCTACTGGAGTTCGCACCCGTTCCACCGGCGCCTGCACGACGGCGACCTCACCCGCGAGGAACTCCGGCTGTGGGCGGCCAACCGCTGGTACTACCAGCGCATGCTGCCGCAGAAGGACGCGGCGATCATCAGCAACTGTCCCGTCCCCGAGATCCGCCGTCTGTGGCTCGACCGCATCGTCTACCACGACGGACGCACCGACGGCGAGGGCGGGACCGCACGGTGGCTGCGCCTGTGCGAAGCCGTCGGGCTCTCACGCGAGGAGGTGCTCGACGAGCGACACGTGGCCCCCGGCGCCCGCTTCGCGGTCGACGCCTACGTGACCTTCGCCAGGACACGCCCCTGGGTGGAGGCGATCGCGTCGGGGTTGACGGAGATGTTCTCGCCCGCGCTCATGCGGCGGCGTGTCGGTGACATGCTCGCGCACTACCCGTGGATCCGCCGCGAGGATCTGGCCTACTTCACCGACCGCATCGACGCCGTCAGCGATGAGGGCAGGCAGACACTGGACATCGTCGTGCGCCACTGCGTGACACAGGAGCAGCAGGACGCCGCAGTGGCGGCGCTCGCGTTCAAGTGCGACGTGCTGCACGCGCTGCTGGACGCCGTCGAGAGCGCGGCGAGGAGGTAG
- the pqqA gene encoding pyrroloquinoline quinone precursor peptide PqqA: MQDTERELWTTPDFVEYDTPMEVTAYFGRME, encoded by the coding sequence ATGCAGGACACCGAGAGGGAGCTCTGGACGACTCCCGACTTCGTGGAGTACGACACCCCCATGGAGGTCACGGCGTACTTCGGTCGGATGGAGTAA
- a CDS encoding MarR family winged helix-turn-helix transcriptional regulator — protein MERDRAAPLPYGRCTPAHDRGGNCLTETALYWLVLLARQRRTELARDLAALGMYSGQEQVLLQQWDDRGFTQSELADRVQAAPATITRMLQRMERAGFVQRERRPGERGSRVFLTDHGWMARATVEALWLRAEERLVANLSGSEYASLRSLLAKLGD, from the coding sequence GTGGAGCGGGATAGGGCCGCGCCCCTGCCGTACGGCCGGTGCACGCCCGCGCACGACCGTGGCGGCAACTGTCTCACCGAGACCGCGCTGTACTGGCTCGTCCTGCTGGCCCGCCAGCGTCGCACCGAGCTGGCGCGAGACCTCGCGGCCCTCGGGATGTACAGCGGCCAGGAGCAGGTGCTGCTCCAGCAGTGGGACGACCGGGGCTTCACGCAGTCGGAGCTGGCCGATCGCGTGCAGGCCGCGCCGGCGACGATCACCAGGATGCTCCAGCGCATGGAACGTGCGGGATTCGTCCAGCGGGAGCGCAGGCCGGGAGAACGGGGCAGCCGGGTGTTCCTCACCGACCACGGCTGGATGGCGCGCGCGACGGTGGAGGCGCTCTGGCTGCGGGCGGAGGAGCGGCTCGTGGCGAACCTGAGCGGATCGGAGTACGCGTCGTTGCGGTCGCTGCTCGCGAAGCTGGGCGATTGA
- a CDS encoding TetR/AcrR family transcriptional regulator, with protein MDPQPFPPRPQSSVAPHPARPTAVKRPASDAFEAVPPRHRRPPGRPRSEWASRAILRAALELLQEGVSVDALSVEAVAAKAGVGKATLYRRWPNKEAVLLDALESLAEPPVRVAGLGVRRDLTALVEELCRWAAESRSARLLPRLMGVPELHGHYLRLVVEPRVAAIREVLGRGDRRGELTADSDVETLVTMIVGSVLSRVVLGEEEPESCHGERAARIVGHVLAGHVVGERVLDGPA; from the coding sequence ATGGATCCGCAACCGTTCCCGCCGCGCCCGCAATCCTCGGTCGCCCCGCACCCGGCCCGGCCCACCGCCGTGAAGAGACCCGCCTCGGATGCCTTCGAGGCCGTGCCACCGCGCCACCGGCGCCCGCCGGGGCGGCCCCGTAGCGAATGGGCGAGTCGCGCGATCCTTCGCGCCGCGCTGGAGCTGCTGCAGGAAGGGGTCTCCGTCGACGCGCTCTCCGTGGAAGCCGTCGCCGCGAAGGCGGGTGTCGGCAAGGCGACGCTCTACCGGCGCTGGCCGAACAAGGAGGCGGTACTGCTCGATGCGCTGGAGTCGCTTGCCGAGCCGCCGGTCCGGGTCGCCGGCCTCGGCGTGCGCCGGGACCTGACGGCACTGGTGGAGGAACTCTGCCGGTGGGCTGCGGAGTCGCGGTCGGCGCGATTGCTGCCGCGCCTGATGGGCGTGCCCGAACTCCACGGGCACTACCTGCGGCTGGTGGTCGAGCCGCGCGTCGCGGCCATCCGCGAGGTGCTCGGCCGTGGTGACCGTCGCGGGGAGCTCACGGCGGACAGCGACGTCGAGACGCTGGTGACGATGATCGTCGGCTCGGTGCTCTCCCGTGTCGTGCTGGGAGAGGAGGAACCGGAGAGCTGCCACGGCGAGCGGGCCGCCCGCATCGTCGGTCATGTCCTCGCCGGACACGTCGTGGGTGAGCGAGTACTCGATGGGCCCGCCTGA
- a CDS encoding MarR family winged helix-turn-helix transcriptional regulator — MLDVRQRTDGFLSRINLVSRRLRSEAQRRLVRHGVHSGQEFILGCLWERDGLTPGEIAARISVEAPTVTRAVRRMTDAGLVRVEADREDGRRVRVWLTRKGDALRRAVPEVTRALEADALTLLSEDERIQLLDMLDRIDRALASRPDRGEI, encoded by the coding sequence ATGCTGGACGTGCGCCAACGAACGGACGGGTTCCTTTCCCGTATCAACCTCGTCTCCCGGCGATTGCGCAGTGAGGCGCAGCGGCGACTGGTGCGGCACGGGGTGCATTCCGGACAGGAGTTCATTCTCGGTTGTCTGTGGGAACGCGATGGGCTGACTCCGGGTGAGATAGCGGCGCGGATCTCCGTCGAGGCTCCCACGGTGACCCGTGCGGTACGGCGCATGACCGACGCGGGGCTCGTGCGGGTGGAGGCCGACCGGGAGGATGGTCGTCGGGTGCGGGTGTGGTTGACGCGCAAGGGAGACGCGCTGCGGCGCGCCGTCCCGGAGGTCACCCGAGCTCTGGAGGCCGACGCGCTGACATTGCTGTCCGAGGACGAGCGGATTCAGTTGCTCGACATGCTCGACCGCATCGACCGGGCTCTGGCCTCGCGGCCGGACCGCGGCGAAATCTGA
- a CDS encoding flavodoxin family protein, translated as MARVAIIFSGAGDIVESTVAAVHAGALAAGADTRLRRLPEKDTAPLDETLEALVWADGVVLGAAVRGGSVTEPVRRLVGTAARLRTRVRLEGKVVSGFTVVDGSDAGPVHSPELYQSLFSWGCLLVVSAGGAGKADVPTPDAAEQLGRRVAEVAASVRTPPGLPLRRAS; from the coding sequence ATGGCTCGTGTGGCAATCATTTTTTCCGGAGCGGGTGACATCGTCGAGTCCACGGTGGCGGCGGTGCACGCCGGTGCGCTCGCCGCGGGAGCCGACACCAGGCTGCGCAGGTTGCCAGAGAAGGACACAGCACCGCTGGACGAGACGCTCGAAGCCCTGGTGTGGGCGGACGGGGTCGTCCTGGGCGCGGCGGTTCGCGGCGGTTCGGTCACCGAACCCGTCCGGAGACTGGTCGGCACCGCGGCGCGGCTGCGTACGCGGGTACGTCTCGAGGGCAAGGTCGTCTCCGGCTTCACCGTCGTGGACGGCAGCGATGCCGGCCCGGTGCACTCGCCGGAGCTCTACCAGAGCTTGTTCTCGTGGGGGTGTCTGCTCGTGGTGAGCGCGGGTGGTGCGGGGAAGGCCGACGTGCCGACCCCGGACGCGGCCGAGCAGCTCGGCCGTCGGGTCGCCGAGGTCGCCGCTTCCGTGCGGACACCACCGGGCCTCCCGCTCCGCCGGGCGAGCTGA
- a CDS encoding antibiotic biosynthesis monooxygenase family protein, which yields MTDRAGYRVLFLLTLKPGAEKEFLEAYEAVRWAVASVPGHLGDQVCQSTETPDDWLITSQWRSAEDFLAWESTPEHRELAAPMMAAVAQRRSLRYVVRRETVREAPGAGFRESHPTGPR from the coding sequence ATGACCGACCGGGCCGGGTACCGCGTGCTGTTCCTGCTCACCCTGAAACCGGGAGCAGAGAAGGAGTTCCTCGAAGCCTACGAGGCCGTGCGCTGGGCCGTGGCGAGCGTTCCCGGACACCTGGGCGATCAGGTGTGTCAGTCCACGGAAACCCCTGACGACTGGCTGATCACCAGCCAGTGGCGCAGTGCCGAGGATTTCCTGGCCTGGGAGAGCACGCCGGAACACCGCGAGCTGGCGGCACCCATGATGGCGGCCGTCGCGCAGCGGCGATCCCTGCGCTACGTCGTACGGCGCGAGACCGTCCGCGAGGCACCCGGAGCCGGCTTTCGGGAAAGTCACCCAACCGGGCCGCGCTGA
- a CDS encoding SchA/CurD-like domain-containing protein, which yields MERHALTFPVLPGSEDQVRRVLAGYPRPETEIGGGCRLLATSVFLWENHVVRVIDVEGPLPVVMRHLASDPAIRKTEEQLNPLLVRPRDFSDPESVSWFFRRAMMTRVVHQEARPYRPGSGAGRTRVALRYPVRPGRGDAAAQMFEWGQSLPLGTALRTGLVGTTVFRHGDLVIRVLDVEGDPDEAIDRLGPAVLGGPTAKALTELLEPGWNLSTATGRARFLAEQRLTLVTHREAGDAAEGAEFPSSS from the coding sequence ATGGAACGACATGCTCTGACGTTCCCGGTGCTACCGGGAAGCGAGGACCAGGTGCGCCGGGTACTAGCCGGCTACCCGCGGCCGGAGACCGAGATCGGCGGTGGTTGCCGACTGCTCGCGACGTCGGTGTTCCTGTGGGAGAACCACGTCGTGCGGGTGATCGACGTGGAGGGTCCGCTGCCGGTGGTGATGCGGCACCTGGCGAGTGATCCGGCGATTCGGAAGACCGAGGAGCAGCTCAACCCGCTGCTGGTCCGTCCTCGTGACTTCAGCGATCCGGAGTCCGTGAGCTGGTTCTTCCGCCGCGCCATGATGACGCGGGTGGTGCACCAGGAGGCCAGGCCGTACCGGCCCGGATCGGGTGCGGGCCGCACGCGTGTAGCCCTGCGCTACCCCGTCCGGCCCGGCAGGGGTGACGCGGCGGCGCAGATGTTCGAGTGGGGACAGTCCCTGCCGCTGGGCACCGCCCTGCGTACCGGCCTGGTGGGTACGACCGTGTTCCGCCACGGGGACCTCGTGATCCGGGTCCTCGACGTGGAGGGTGATCCCGACGAGGCGATCGACCGCCTCGGCCCGGCCGTCCTCGGGGGCCCCACCGCGAAGGCACTGACCGAGCTGCTGGAACCGGGTTGGAACCTCTCCACGGCCACCGGCCGCGCGAGGTTCCTCGCCGAGCAACGTCTGACGTTGGTGACCCACCGCGAGGCGGGTGACGCCGCGGAAGGCGCCGAGTTTCCGTCGTCGAGCTGA
- a CDS encoding cupin domain-containing protein, which translates to MVDTVEEGPAGVHERPADRPLFRVHESDIAADRRRGGEIRTLLSPRNAGSVSGFLGVARLEPGERIAEHYHPYSEEFLYVADGELTVDLDGEPWNLGRGSALLVPPGTRHRLRNVGSEPARVVFQLGPLAPRPELGHVDTEAPATSGVDTGGGR; encoded by the coding sequence ATGGTGGACACGGTCGAGGAGGGCCCCGCCGGCGTGCACGAACGCCCGGCCGACCGCCCGCTGTTTCGCGTTCACGAGTCGGACATCGCCGCGGACCGCCGCCGAGGTGGTGAGATCCGCACACTGCTCAGCCCGCGCAACGCGGGTTCGGTGTCCGGGTTCCTGGGGGTGGCACGGCTGGAGCCGGGGGAGCGCATCGCCGAGCACTACCACCCGTACTCGGAGGAGTTCCTGTACGTGGCGGACGGCGAGTTGACGGTCGACCTCGACGGTGAGCCGTGGAACCTCGGTCGTGGGTCGGCGCTCCTCGTTCCTCCGGGTACCCGGCACCGGCTGCGCAACGTGGGGTCCGAACCCGCTCGCGTGGTCTTCCAACTCGGTCCTCTCGCGCCGCGTCCCGAACTCGGACATGTGGACACCGAGGCGCCCGCCACGTCGGGTGTCGACACCGGAGGTGGCAGATGA